A genomic segment from Neobacillus sp. YX16 encodes:
- a CDS encoding PCYCGC motif-containing (lipo)protein yields the protein MKKILSLLFLCTAIGLLIAACGNSKETDVTLDKKHLPLPDYVLNSSDLIQETYAMVSNYPEVVAGVPCYCGCYAQDGHESNLDCYIDSFGEDNAVTGWDSMSISUDVCIDIAREAVEMHLDGKSPKKIYDLITTKYQDFGEPTPTPEPK from the coding sequence ATGAAAAAAATTCTCTCTCTCTTGTTTCTCTGTACGGCTATTGGTCTACTAATTGCAGCCTGCGGTAACTCCAAGGAGACGGATGTGACTTTAGATAAAAAGCATTTACCATTACCAGATTATGTTTTAAACTCTTCTGATTTAATTCAGGAAACGTACGCTATGGTATCGAACTACCCAGAAGTAGTAGCAGGTGTTCCTTGTTATTGCGGCTGTTATGCACAAGATGGGCATGAAAGTAATCTGGATTGCTATATTGATTCATTTGGAGAAGACAATGCCGTTACCGGCTGGGATTCAATGAGTATATCCTGAGACGTCTGTATAGATATCGCCCGGGAGGCGGTAGAGATGCATTTAGACGGTAAAAGCCCTAAGAAAATATATGACTTAATCACTACGAAGTATCAAGATTTTGGGGAGCCAACTCCGACGCCAGAACCTAAGTAA